The following coding sequences are from one Musa acuminata AAA Group cultivar baxijiao chromosome BXJ2-4, Cavendish_Baxijiao_AAA, whole genome shotgun sequence window:
- the LOC135611135 gene encoding uncharacterized protein LOC135611135, which yields MAAVNSIGSQMLFLPRSSSSRPNNHSQNYRSGWQLFHSLPLYTVSSTGKLKRDRASSVIVSVATEDLDVIPVQSSDSTDQQDGLIPMVGREQQEEENSLQGPSSPVGGFALESGGGVMGGGSSGGVGFSSSSAAVIGEEDMNKLVDRAINAAIVLAAGTFAITKLLTIDSEYWHGWTLYEILRYAPQHNWTAYEEALKTNPVLAKMMISGIVYSLGDWIAQCYEGKPLFDFDRARMFRSGLVGFSLHGSLSHYYYHFCEALFPFQDWWTVPAKVVFDQTAWSAIWNSIYYVVLGILRLESPANIFTELRATFWPMLTAGWKLWPFAHLITYGVIPVEQRLLWVDCVELIWVTILSTYSNEKSEARNSDATLDSNVKSVSAASEESTK from the exons ATGGCTGCCGTCAACAGCATCGGCTCCCAGATGCTGTTCCTACCCCGTTCCTCGTCGTCGAGGCCCAACAACCACAGCCAGAACTACAGATCTGGGTGGCAGCTCTTCCACTCTCTGCCCTTGTACACCGTATCTTCCACCGGAAAATTGAAAAGGGATCGAGCCTCCTCCGTGATCGTGTCGGTGGCGACCGAGGACCTGGACGTCATCCCTGTGCAGAGTAGCGACTCCACGGACCAGCAGGACGGACTGATCCCCATGGTGGGCAGAGAGCAGCAAGAGGAGGAGAATTCTCTTCAAGGGCCTAGTAGTCCTGTTGGGGGATTTGCCCTGGAGAGCGGTGGTGGGGTCATGGGTGGCGGCAGCAGTGGTGGCGTAGGGTTCTCGTCCTCTTCGGCTGCTGTTATAGGAGAGGAAGACATGAATAAGCTGGTCGATCGGGCGATCAACGCCGCAATCGTGCTTGCAGCGGGGACCTTCGCCATCACCAAGCTGCTCACTATCGATAGCGAGTATTGGCAT GGTTGGACGCTATATGAGATTCTTAGGTATGCACCTCAGCATAACTGGACTGCTTATGAGGAAGCTTTGAAAACAAATCCTGTTCTGGCCAAGATGATGATAAGTGGTATTGTTTATTCTCTGGGGGATTGGATTGCCCAG TGCTATGAAGGAAAGCCATTATTTGATTTTGACCGTGCCCGTATGTTCAGATCTGGACTTGTAGGATTTTCTCTGCATGGGTCACTTTCTCACTATTATTACCACTTCTGTGAG GCTCTTTTCCCTTTCCAGGACTGGTGGACTGTACCTGCTAAGGTTGTGTTTGATCAGACTGCATGGTCCGCTATATGGAATAGCATCTATTACGTAGTATTGGGCATCTTGCGTCTCGAATCACCAGCAAATATATTCACTGAATTGAGGGCTACGTTTTGGCCAATGCTAACA GCAGGGTGGAAGCTATGGCCTTTTGCCCACTTGATTACCTATGGTGTTATCCCAGTTGAACAGAGACTTCTATGGGTCGATTGCGTGGAGTTGATATGGGTGACAATACTTTCAAC tTATTCAAATGAGAAGTCTGAAGCAAGAAATTCTGAtgccacattagattcaaatgtcAAATCAGTGTCTGCCGCCAGTGAG GAATCAACCAAATAA
- the LOC103982558 gene encoding maltose excess protein 1-like, chloroplastic isoform X2, translated as MAAAPPTLRLRPSLFSFRLSPPYVCPPLILPPPSSQLVRAQTFALVPLRSCRITLNQFFSDPPHRRSPLSASSSDTVHPVDKGSKFHEWDSISAKFAGAANVPFLLLQLPQIVLNARNLLSGNNAALFAVPWLGMLTGLLGNLSLLSYFAKKKETEAVVVQTLGVVSTYAVIAQLAMAEAMPLPQFLATSIVVASGLILNCLNYFGWLHEAIWSPWEDFITIGGLAVLPQVMWSTFVPLVPNSILPGAVSFTLATAIVAMARSGKLSEKGTKFVSSMSGWTATLLFMWMPVAQMWTNYLNPDNIRGLSAFTMLLAMMGNGLMIPRALFIRDFMWFTGSAWASFLQGWGNLFCMYCFNTISREFFFGTTIGLLLWIGMVLWRDAVAYGYSSPLKSIKELIFAH; from the exons ATGGCAGCTGCGCCGCCGACTCTCCGGCTGCGGCCATCGCTTTTCTCTTTCCGTTTATCTCCTCCATATGTTTGCCCTCCCTTGATTCTGCCCCCTCCTTCGTCTCAACTTGTAAGAGCCCAAACTTTTGCTCTCGTGCCTCTCCGTAGTTGCCGTATAACACTAAATCAATTCTTCTCCGACCCGCCCCACCGACGATCGCCGCTCTCCGCCTCCTCGTCCGACACCGTACATCCCGTCGACAAG GGATCCAAATTTCATGAATGGGACTCCATTAGCGCCAAGTTTGCCGGAGCTGCCAACGTCCCGTTCCTCCTCCTTCAGCTCCCCCAGATCGTCCTCAACGCCCGCAACCTTCTTTCCGGCAACAATGCGGCCCTCTTCGCCGTTCCTTGGCTG GGGATGCTTACGGGATTGCTGGGGAACCTGTCACTACTGTCCTACTTTGCGAAGAAGAAGGAGACTGAAGCCGTCGTCGTCCAGACTTTGGGGGTCGTTTCGACCTACGCGGTGATAGCACAGCTAGCCATGGCTGAAGCTATGCCGCTGCCCCAGTTTCTGGCGACTTCAATTGTCGTGGCTTCAGGGCTGATTTTGAACTGTTTGAATTACTTTGGTTGGCTTCACGAGGCAATCTGGAGCCCATGGGAGGATTTCATTACCATTGGTGGCCTCGCTGTTCTCCCTCAG GTCATGTGGTCAACGTTTGTCCCGTTGGTTCCTAACAGCATCTTGCCTGGGGCAGTCTCCTTCACTCTGGCTACTGCGATTGTCGCCATG GCACGAAGTGGCAAGCTTTCTGAGAAAGGGACAAAATTTGTAAGTTCAATGTCTGGATGGACTGCCACCCTGCTTTTTATGTGGATGCCCGTCGCACAAATG TGGACAAATTATCTCAATCCTGATAACATCAGAGGGTTATCGGCTTTCACAATGTTGCTTGCAATGATGGGAAATGGTCTGATGATTCCACGTGCTTTATTCATTCGTGATTTTATGTG GTTTACTGGCTCAGCTTGGGCATCCTTTCTTCAGGGCTGGGGAAATCTATTCTGCATGTATTG TTTCAATACGATCAGCAGGGAGTTTTTCTTTGGGACAACTATTGGATTGCTTCTTTGGATAG GCATGGTCCTCTGGAGAGATGCTGTAGCCTATGGATACAGTTCACCTCTAAAATCCATAAAGGAGCTAATTTTTGCACACTGA
- the LOC103982558 gene encoding maltose excess protein 1-like, chloroplastic isoform X1 — protein MAAAPPTLRLRPSLFSFRLSPPYVCPPLILPPPSSQLVRAQTFALVPLRSCRITLNQFFSDPPHRRSPLSASSSDTVHPVDKEKRNFPLQGSKFHEWDSISAKFAGAANVPFLLLQLPQIVLNARNLLSGNNAALFAVPWLGMLTGLLGNLSLLSYFAKKKETEAVVVQTLGVVSTYAVIAQLAMAEAMPLPQFLATSIVVASGLILNCLNYFGWLHEAIWSPWEDFITIGGLAVLPQVMWSTFVPLVPNSILPGAVSFTLATAIVAMARSGKLSEKGTKFVSSMSGWTATLLFMWMPVAQMWTNYLNPDNIRGLSAFTMLLAMMGNGLMIPRALFIRDFMWFTGSAWASFLQGWGNLFCMYCFNTISREFFFGTTIGLLLWIGMVLWRDAVAYGYSSPLKSIKELIFAH, from the exons ATGGCAGCTGCGCCGCCGACTCTCCGGCTGCGGCCATCGCTTTTCTCTTTCCGTTTATCTCCTCCATATGTTTGCCCTCCCTTGATTCTGCCCCCTCCTTCGTCTCAACTTGTAAGAGCCCAAACTTTTGCTCTCGTGCCTCTCCGTAGTTGCCGTATAACACTAAATCAATTCTTCTCCGACCCGCCCCACCGACGATCGCCGCTCTCCGCCTCCTCGTCCGACACCGTACATCCCGTCGACAAG GAGAAAAGGAACTTTCCCCTTCAGGGATCCAAATTTCATGAATGGGACTCCATTAGCGCCAAGTTTGCCGGAGCTGCCAACGTCCCGTTCCTCCTCCTTCAGCTCCCCCAGATCGTCCTCAACGCCCGCAACCTTCTTTCCGGCAACAATGCGGCCCTCTTCGCCGTTCCTTGGCTG GGGATGCTTACGGGATTGCTGGGGAACCTGTCACTACTGTCCTACTTTGCGAAGAAGAAGGAGACTGAAGCCGTCGTCGTCCAGACTTTGGGGGTCGTTTCGACCTACGCGGTGATAGCACAGCTAGCCATGGCTGAAGCTATGCCGCTGCCCCAGTTTCTGGCGACTTCAATTGTCGTGGCTTCAGGGCTGATTTTGAACTGTTTGAATTACTTTGGTTGGCTTCACGAGGCAATCTGGAGCCCATGGGAGGATTTCATTACCATTGGTGGCCTCGCTGTTCTCCCTCAG GTCATGTGGTCAACGTTTGTCCCGTTGGTTCCTAACAGCATCTTGCCTGGGGCAGTCTCCTTCACTCTGGCTACTGCGATTGTCGCCATG GCACGAAGTGGCAAGCTTTCTGAGAAAGGGACAAAATTTGTAAGTTCAATGTCTGGATGGACTGCCACCCTGCTTTTTATGTGGATGCCCGTCGCACAAATG TGGACAAATTATCTCAATCCTGATAACATCAGAGGGTTATCGGCTTTCACAATGTTGCTTGCAATGATGGGAAATGGTCTGATGATTCCACGTGCTTTATTCATTCGTGATTTTATGTG GTTTACTGGCTCAGCTTGGGCATCCTTTCTTCAGGGCTGGGGAAATCTATTCTGCATGTATTG TTTCAATACGATCAGCAGGGAGTTTTTCTTTGGGACAACTATTGGATTGCTTCTTTGGATAG GCATGGTCCTCTGGAGAGATGCTGTAGCCTATGGATACAGTTCACCTCTAAAATCCATAAAGGAGCTAATTTTTGCACACTGA
- the LOC135608824 gene encoding uncharacterized protein LOC135608824: MGGCFSSSTKTQEAKAAARTTTPRYPAGASLPPLPEADVEETVKEVLSETPRPPRQTPLPIRADQVATPKEVEINDEAVPLADHSSNGCDTRCEDASEVCSISAKSETLSGPTTPAEKRRAAATETGRRAARDDRSPVKYQKKRSVSSEFACRRDRSVAVGCGSGRSSPSPARRRSEHAAIGRTNSAREASARATRDPGERSNRRSVSPAAERAAELRQRGGQCRAPAAATARVKGSMKQISADEGERRFCGQREGTVDGGVVVSEGEQPESLENPLVSLECFIFL; encoded by the coding sequence ATGGGCGGCTGCTTCAGCAGTAGTACCAAAACGCAGGAGGCGAAGGCGGCGGCACGCACCACCACCCCTCGCTACCCCGCGGGGGCGAGCTTACCACCTCTGCCAGAGGCCGATGTCGAGGAGACGGTGAAAGAGGTCCTCTCCGAGACTCCCAGACCGCCGAGGCAAACCCCATTGCCAATTAGGGCAGATCAGGTGGCCACTCCGAAGGAGGTGGAGATCAACGACGAGGCTGTTCCTCTCGCAGACCACAGCAGCAACGGCTGCGACACCAGATGCGAGGACGCCTCCGAGGTCTGCAGCATCAGCGCGAAGAGCGAGACTCTATCGGGCCCCACCACTCCGGCGGAGAAGCGACGAGCAGCTGCGACGGAGACCGGAAGGAGGGCGGCGAGGGATGACCGCTCGCCGGTCAAGTACCAGAAAAAGCGCTCCGTTTCCAGCGAGTTCGCCTGCAGACGGGACCGGAGCGTGGCTGTTGGCTGCGGCAGCGGGAGATCCTCCCCGTCGCCGGCAAGGCGGAGGTCCGAACACGCGGCCATCGGTAGGACGAACTCCGCCAGAGAGGCCAGCGCTCGGGCCACGCGAGATCCAGGCGAGAGATCCAACAGGCGCTCGGTGTCCCCGGCGGCGGAACGAGCGGCGGAGTTGCGGCAGAGAGGGGGACAATGCAGGGCGCCGGCGGCAGCGACGGCTAGGGTAAAAGGGTCGATGAAGCAGATCTCGGCGGACGAGGGAGAAAGGAGATTCTGCGGGCAGCGTGAGGGCACGGTAGATGGCGGCGTGGTGGTATCCGAAGGAGAGCAGCCGGAGTCGCTGGAGAACCCCCTCGTCTCCCTGGAGTGCTTCATCTTCCTCTAA